A stretch of the Aegilops tauschii subsp. strangulata cultivar AL8/78 chromosome 4, Aet v6.0, whole genome shotgun sequence genome encodes the following:
- the LOC141021793 gene encoding uncharacterized protein, translating to MLVQTFRSRRLLEDSIHITVEERVAIFLHVVGHNQRFRIVQNTFRRSMETISRYFKQVLYDVGELIGEMIRSPPSQTPTKIRTSPRWYPCFKDCIGAIDVTHVTARVPRSQAATYRGRKHYTRQNVPVAVNFNLKSTYVLSCWEGSAHDANILSDR from the exons ATGCTTGTGCAGACGTTCAGGAGCAGGAGGCTGCTAGAAGATAGCATCCACATCACCGTGGAAGAGCGAGTAGCCATCTTCCTCCATGTTGTTGGTCATAACCAAAGATTCAGGATTGTACAAAACACCTTCAGGAGATCAATGGAGACCATCTCTAGGTACTTCAAGCAAGTGTTGTATGATGTTGGAGAGCTCATAGGAGAGATGATCAGGTCACCACCCAGCCAGACTCCTACCAAAATTCGCACTAGCCCAAGATGGTATCCATGCTTCAAG GATTGCATTGGAGCAATAGATGTTACTCATGTCACTGCCAGAGTGCCGAGGTCACAAGCTGCGACATATAGAGGGAGGAAGCACTACACACGTCAGAATGTGCCTGTTGCTGTTAACTTCAATCTGAAGTCCACATATGTGCTATCTTGCTGGGAAGGATCAGCACATGATGCTAACATTCTCAGTGACAGATGA
- the LOC141021794 gene encoding uncharacterized protein: protein MLAMHVGQVFFHPSKKPGHLNDFSGRNYFRTPHKLFDLRHSSLRVTAERAFGAMKNMFKILDQKPFHPYPTQIKLVHACCIIHDWILQWGIDELVPEEEDVTPDVVISSGHGVEAFDNEPWKNNRLE, encoded by the coding sequence ATGCTGGCTATGCATGTTGGCCAGGTGTTCTTCCACCCTTCAAAAAAACCAGGCCATCTGAACGATTTCTCTGGTAGGAATTATTTTAGGACTCCTCATAAACTGTTCGATCTCAGACACTCCAGCCTTAGAGTAACAGCCGAGAGGGCATTTGGAGCTATGAAGAATATGTTTAAGATCTTGGATCAGAAGCCATTCCACCCTTATCCTACCCAGATCAAACTTGTTCATGCATGTTGCATCATTCACGACTGGATTCTACAGTGGGGAATTGATGAACTTGTGCCGGAGGAGGAAGATGTGACTCCTGATGTGGTGATCAGCTCTGGCCATGGTGTGGAGGCGTTCGACAACGAACCGTGGAAGAACAACAGGTTGGAGTAA
- the LOC109740369 gene encoding uncharacterized protein, which translates to MESFEFVLILHLMIRLLGKTNNLSQCLQLKNQNIVRAVGLIKTTLEDIQEIRQNGWDELFKEVTDFCVKYNIVVPNMEDTRTANGRSRSWGGQLVTYNHHVKIEIFNVLHDQLIVELNNRFAERSTQLLRCIACLDPKNSFANYNEDKLVDLANMYAADFSTYEVTFVLRNQLDSFIREARGDPHLMNCNDLGHLAMNMVKSDMHTTFPLVYRLVELALILPVATATVERAFSAMSIIKTGLRNKMGDDWMNHRMVCYIERDVFVSIEESKIIERFQGYRTRKGVLPRPTRKFSHFASIVN; encoded by the coding sequence ATGGAGTCTTTTGAATTTGTTCTCATATTGCATCTTATGATTAGATTATTGGGCAAGACTAACAATCTGTCACAATGCTTGCAATTGAAAAATCAAAATATTGTACGTGCTGTGGGATTGATTAAAACCACATTGGAGGATATTCAAGAGATAAGGCAGAATGGTTGGGATGAGCTCTTCAAAGAGGTAACAGACTTTTGTGTCAAATACAACATTGTAGTGCCAAATATGGAAGATACAAGAACTGCTAATGGCCGTTCAAGGTCTTGGGGTGGGCAATTGGTAACTTACAACCATCATGTCAAAATTGAAATATTCAATGTGTTGCATGATCAACTTATTGTGGAGTTGAACAACCGCTTTGCTGAAAGGTCTACTCAATTGTTGAGATGCATTGCTTGTCTTGATCCCAAGAATTCATTTGCCAATTATAATGAAGACAAGCTAGTAGATCTTGCTAATATGTATGCTGCTGACTTCTCTACATATGAAGTTACTTTTGTCCTTAGAAACCAACTAGACTCATTCATTCGGGAAGCAAGAGGTGATCCACATTTGATGAATTGCAATGATCTTGGTCATCTTGCCATGAATATGGTTAAAAGTGATATGCACACAACTTTTCCCTTAGTTTACCGTCTGGTTGAGTTAGCATTGATTTTACCTGTTGCAACCGCAACCGTGGAAAGGGCATTCTCAGCAATGAGCATTATCAAGACCGGATTGAGGAACAAAATGGGTGATGATTGGATGAATCATAGAATGGTATGTTACATTGAGAGAGATGTATTTGTTAGTATCGAAGAATCCAAGATCATTGAGCGATTTCAAGGTTATCGCACACGTAAAGGTGTTTTGCCTCGTCCTACACGTAAGTTTTCACATTTTGCATCTATTGTTAATTAG